One window from the genome of Myripristis murdjan chromosome 6, fMyrMur1.1, whole genome shotgun sequence encodes:
- the LOC115360184 gene encoding ELKS/Rab6-interacting/CAST family member 1 isoform X3 — protein sequence MYGSARSVGRGDANHSGGRDGGGGSNQGSGRSPRLPRSPRMGHRRTNSTGGSGGGPGGAGGKTLSMENIQSLNAAYATSGPMYLSDNEVAMAADHLPKSGGTVTTMGRQRVTYGSRGGSSGGVAASTPNIATSVPANAVLPAGVMAGDALAFGDHHMASTVPHSLRQARDNTILDLQAQLKEVLRENELLRREVEVKESKLSSSMNSIKTFWSPELKKERALRKDEVSKITVWKEQYRVVQDETQHLQMTVQALQDELRIQRDLNQLLQQDPASQGRDLALTSEPTEENYRRLQGEHERQAKELFLLRKTLEEMELRIDTQKQTLGARDESIKKLLEMLQSKGPSAKASEEDQERTRRLADAEMHRHHLESLLEQREREIGALREELHRRYEGTPESTKTKALQTVIDMKDAKISSMERNLRDMEEELLMLKSNGLLSCEERQEEMKQMEVYRSHTKFMKNKMEQVKQDLSRKDTELLGLQTKLETLTNQFSDSKQHIEVLKESLTAKEQRAAILQTEVDALRLRLEEKEATLNKKSKQIQEMSEEKGTLNGEIHDLKDMLEVKERKVNVLQKKIENLQEQLRDKEKQMSSLKERVKSLQADTSNTDTALTTLEESLAEKERIIERLKEQRDRDDREKAEELDSSKREMKELKEKLSIVQGDLSDRETSLLDLKEHASSLASSGLKKDSKLKSLEIALEQKREECLKLENQLKRAQTAALEAQANTELAERIANLEQEVARHKEDSGKAQAEVDRLLEILREMENEKNDKDKKISELESLASRQMKDQSKKVASLKHKEQVEKSRNARLMEEARKREDNMSESSQQVKDTLRQKTERIEELEEALRESVQITAEREMVLAQEEAARSLQEKQHSLKPMHESNHAHFKWSKMEELLGAMEKVKQELESMRAKLASTQQSLCEKEAHLTTLRAERRKHLEEVLEMKQEALLAAISEKDANIALLELSSSKKKKTQDEVALLKREKDRLVQQLKQQTQNRMKLMADNYEDDHLKTTPDQTNHKPSPDQMIPPLLALSQNRSKLKLYIAHLTDLCHDRDPSILSQLTPPSHYHHSDPPDWEEELQKKTIEQLEQELEVCERESGELQEYANSVLQQIADYCPDILEQVVNALEESC from the exons ATGTACGGCAGTGCCCGCTCTGTAGGCAGAGGGGATGCCAATCATAgtggaggaagagatggaggtgGTGGTAGCAATCAGGGATCTGGCCGCTCCCCTCGCCTTCCCCGCTCTCCTCGAATGGGACACCGCCGCACTAACAGCACTGGAGGCAGCGGAGGTGGCCCTGGAGGAGCAGGTGGTAAAACCCTCTCCATGGAGAACATCCAGTCTCTCAACGCGGCTTACGCCACCTCAGGACCGATGTACCTGAGTGACAACGAGGTTGCCATGGCAGCTGACCACCTGCCTAAAAGTGGTGGCACAGTGACAACCATGGGGAGACAGAGGGTGACATATGGGTCAAGGGGCGGCAGCAGTGGTGGCGTGGCAGCCAGCACCCCCAACATTGCCACCTCAGTGCCTGCCAACGCTGTCCTGCCTGCGGGTGTGATGGCAGGTGATGCTCTGGCTTTTGGGGACCATCACATGGCCTCCACTGTGCCGCACTCTCTGAGGCAGGCCAGGGACAACACCATACTGGACCTGCAGGCCCAACTCAAAGAG GTTCTGCGCGAGAATGAGTTACTGCGACGAGAAGTGGAGGTGAAGGAGAGCAAGCTCAGCTCCTCCATGAACTCCATCAAGACCTTCTGGAGCCCCGAGTTGAAAAAGGAGCGAGCTCTCCGGAAAGATGAGGTTTCTAAGATTACTGTGTGGAAGGAGCAATATCGTGTTGTTCAAGATGAAACGCAG CACCTCCAGATGACTGTGCAGGCCCTGCAGGATGAGCTGAGGATCCAGAGGGACCTGAACCAGCTGCTCCAGCAGGACCCTGCCAGCCAGGGTCGTGACCTGGCCCTGACCTCCGAACCCACAGAGGAGAACTACCGGCGGCTGCAGGGCGAGCATGAAAGGCAGGCCAAAGAGCTCTTCCTCCTGAGGAAGACCCTGGAGGAGATGGAGCTGAGGATTGACACACAGAAGCAGACCCTGGGAGCCCGAGATGAGTCCATCAAGAAACTGCTGGAGATGCTGCAGAGCAAAG GGCCGTCTGCCAAGGCATCAGAGGAGGACCAAGAGCGGACCAGGAGGCTGGCTGATGCAGAGATGCACAGGCATCACCTTGAGAGTTTATTGGAacagagagaacgagagatTGGTGCGCTGAGAGAG GAGCTTCACCGCCGTTACGAGGGAACCCCTGAGTCCACAAAAACCAAGGCTCTTCAGACTGTCATTGACATGAAA GATGCTAAAATCAGTTCAATGGAGCGTAATCTGAGGgacatggaggaggagctgctgatgCTGAAATCCAATGGACTCCTGAGCTGCGAGGAGCGCCAGGAGGAGATGAAGCAGATGGAGGTGTACCGCAGCCACACCAAGTTCATGAAGAACAAG ATGGAGCAGGTGAAGCAGGACCTCTCCAGGAAGGACACCGAGCTCCTCGGTCTGCAGACTAAACTGGAGACACTCACCAACCAGTTCTCAGACAGCAAGCAGCACATTGAAGTCCTCAAAGAGTCCCTTACCGCCAAGGAGCAGCGAGCTGCCATTTTACAGACTGAG GTGGATGCCCTGCGCCTGCgcctggaggagaaggaggcaaCTCTGAATAAGAAGAGCAAGCAAATACAGGAAATGTCAGAGGAGAAGGGTACACTGAATGGGGAGATCCACGACCTCAAGGACATGCTGGAGGTTAAGGAGCGCAAAGTCAACGTGCTGCAAAAGAAG ATAGAGAACCTGCAGGAGCAGCTGAGGGACAAGGAGAAGCAGATGAGCAGCCTGAAGGAGAGAGTCAAGTCTTTGCAGGCAGACACTTCCAATACTGATACTGCTCTAACCACATTGGAGGAGTCTCTGGcagagaag GAGCGCATAATTGAGCGTCTAAAGGAGCAGCGAGACAGAGACGACCGGGAGAAGGCAGAGGAGCTCGACTCTAGCAAGAGGGAAATGAAAGAGCTGAAGGAGAAACTGAGTATAGTGCAGGGAGACCTGTCAGACAGGGAG ACCTCACTGTTGGACCTGAAGGAACATGCGTCCTCCCTGGCCTCCTCGGGACTGAAGAAAGACTCCAAGCTGAAGAGTCTGGAGATAGCTCTGGAGCAGAAAAGGGAGGAATGCCTCAAACTGGAGAATCAGCTCAAAAGA GCTCAGACCGCAGCCCTAGAGGCGCAGGCCAACACTGAGCTGGCCGAGCGCATCGCCAACTTGGAGCAGGAAGTGGCTCGCCACAAAGAAGATTCTGGGAAGGCTCAGGCTGAGGTGGACCGCCTGCTGGAGATACTTCGAGAGATGGAGAATGAGAAGAACGACAAGGACAAGAAGATCAGTGAGCTGGAGAG TTTGGCCTCCAG GCAGATGAAGGACCAGTCGAAGAAGGTGGCATCTCTGAAGCACAAGGAGCAGGTGGAGAAGAGCAGGAACGCTCGACTCATGGAGGAggccagaaagagagaggacaacATGTCTGAGAGCTCCCAGCAAGTCAAg GACACTCTGCGTCAGAAGACGGAGCGCAtcgaggagctggaggaggcccTGAGAGAGAGCGTTCAGATCACTGCTGAGCGAGAGATGGTGCTGGCACAGGAGGAGGCTGCCAGGTCACTGCAGGAGAAACAG CACTCACTCAAACCAATGCATGAGTCCAACCACGCCCACTTTAAGTGGTCTAAG atggAGGAGCTGCTAGGAGCTATGGAGAAGGTGAAGCAGGAGTTGGAGTCCATGAGGGCCAAGCTGGCCTCCACCCAGCAGTCTCTGTGTGAGAAAGAGGCTCACCTCACCACCCTGCGAGCTGAACGCAGGAAACACCTAGAGGAGGTGCTGGAAATgaa ACAAGAGGCGCTGTTGGCTGCTATCAGCGAGAAGGATGCCAACATCGCCCTGCTGGAGTTGTCCTCctccaagaagaagaagacccAGGATGAAGTGGCTCTGCTGAAACGGGAGAAGGACAGACTGGTGCAACAGCTCAAGCAGCAG ACTCAGAACCGAATGAAACTGATGGCAGACAACTACGAGGACGACCATCTGAAGACCACCCCTGACCAAACCAATCACAAACCCTCTCCAGATCAG ATGATACCCCCTCTTCTAGCCCTTTCCCAGAACCGCAGTAAGCTCAAGCTCTACATTGCCCACCTGACAGACCTCTGCCACGACCGTGACCCCAGCATCCTCAGCCAGCTCACGCCGCCCTCTCACTATCACCATAGTGACCCTCCAGACTGGGAGGAGGAGCTTCAGAAGAAGACTATTGAACAG ctggagcaggagctggaggtgtgtgagagggagagcggCGAGCTGCAGGAGTACGCCAACTCTGTGCTTCAGCAGATCGCTGACTACTGCCCCGATATCCTGGAGCAGGTCGTCAACGCCCTGGAGGAGTcgtgctga
- the LOC115360184 gene encoding ELKS/Rab6-interacting/CAST family member 1 isoform X1, with protein sequence MYGSARSVGRGDANHSGGRDGGGGSNQGSGRSPRLPRSPRMGHRRTNSTGGSGGGPGGAGGKTLSMENIQSLNAAYATSGPMYLSDNEVAMAADHLPKSGGTVTTMGRQRVTYGSRGGSSGGVAASTPNIATSVPANAVLPAGVMAGDALAFGDHHMASTVPHSLRQARDNTILDLQAQLKEVLRENELLRREVEVKESKLSSSMNSIKTFWSPELKKERALRKDEVSKITVWKEQYRVVQDETQHLQMTVQALQDELRIQRDLNQLLQQDPASQGRDLALTSEPTEENYRRLQGEHERQAKELFLLRKTLEEMELRIDTQKQTLGARDESIKKLLEMLQSKGPSAKASEEDQERTRRLADAEMHRHHLESLLEQREREIGALREELHRRYEGTPESTKTKALQTVIDMKDAKISSMERNLRDMEEELLMLKSNGLLSCEERQEEMKQMEVYRSHTKFMKNKMEQVKQDLSRKDTELLGLQTKLETLTNQFSDSKQHIEVLKESLTAKEQRAAILQTEVDALRLRLEEKEATLNKKSKQIQEMSEEKGTLNGEIHDLKDMLEVKERKVNVLQKKIENLQEQLRDKEKQMSSLKERVKSLQADTSNTDTALTTLEESLAEKERIIERLKEQRDRDDREKAEELDSSKREMKELKEKLSIVQGDLSDRETSLLDLKEHASSLASSGLKKDSKLKSLEIALEQKREECLKLENQLKRAQTAALEAQANTELAERIANLEQEVARHKEDSGKAQAEVDRLLEILREMENEKNDKDKKISELESLASRQMKDQSKKVASLKHKEQVEKSRNARLMEEARKREDNMSESSQQVKDTLRQKTERIEELEEALRESVQITAEREMVLAQEEAARSLQEKQMEELLGAMEKVKQELESMRAKLASTQQSLCEKEAHLTTLRAERRKHLEEVLEMKQEALLAAISEKDANIALLELSSSKKKKTQDEVALLKREKDRLVQQLKQQTQNRMKLMADNYEDDHLKTTPDQTNHKPSPDQMIPPLLALSQNRSKLKLYIAHLTDLCHDRDPSILSQLTPPSHYHHSDPPDWEEELQKKTIEQLEQELEVCERESGELQEYANSVLQQIADYCPDILEQVVNALEESC encoded by the exons ATGTACGGCAGTGCCCGCTCTGTAGGCAGAGGGGATGCCAATCATAgtggaggaagagatggaggtgGTGGTAGCAATCAGGGATCTGGCCGCTCCCCTCGCCTTCCCCGCTCTCCTCGAATGGGACACCGCCGCACTAACAGCACTGGAGGCAGCGGAGGTGGCCCTGGAGGAGCAGGTGGTAAAACCCTCTCCATGGAGAACATCCAGTCTCTCAACGCGGCTTACGCCACCTCAGGACCGATGTACCTGAGTGACAACGAGGTTGCCATGGCAGCTGACCACCTGCCTAAAAGTGGTGGCACAGTGACAACCATGGGGAGACAGAGGGTGACATATGGGTCAAGGGGCGGCAGCAGTGGTGGCGTGGCAGCCAGCACCCCCAACATTGCCACCTCAGTGCCTGCCAACGCTGTCCTGCCTGCGGGTGTGATGGCAGGTGATGCTCTGGCTTTTGGGGACCATCACATGGCCTCCACTGTGCCGCACTCTCTGAGGCAGGCCAGGGACAACACCATACTGGACCTGCAGGCCCAACTCAAAGAG GTTCTGCGCGAGAATGAGTTACTGCGACGAGAAGTGGAGGTGAAGGAGAGCAAGCTCAGCTCCTCCATGAACTCCATCAAGACCTTCTGGAGCCCCGAGTTGAAAAAGGAGCGAGCTCTCCGGAAAGATGAGGTTTCTAAGATTACTGTGTGGAAGGAGCAATATCGTGTTGTTCAAGATGAAACGCAG CACCTCCAGATGACTGTGCAGGCCCTGCAGGATGAGCTGAGGATCCAGAGGGACCTGAACCAGCTGCTCCAGCAGGACCCTGCCAGCCAGGGTCGTGACCTGGCCCTGACCTCCGAACCCACAGAGGAGAACTACCGGCGGCTGCAGGGCGAGCATGAAAGGCAGGCCAAAGAGCTCTTCCTCCTGAGGAAGACCCTGGAGGAGATGGAGCTGAGGATTGACACACAGAAGCAGACCCTGGGAGCCCGAGATGAGTCCATCAAGAAACTGCTGGAGATGCTGCAGAGCAAAG GGCCGTCTGCCAAGGCATCAGAGGAGGACCAAGAGCGGACCAGGAGGCTGGCTGATGCAGAGATGCACAGGCATCACCTTGAGAGTTTATTGGAacagagagaacgagagatTGGTGCGCTGAGAGAG GAGCTTCACCGCCGTTACGAGGGAACCCCTGAGTCCACAAAAACCAAGGCTCTTCAGACTGTCATTGACATGAAA GATGCTAAAATCAGTTCAATGGAGCGTAATCTGAGGgacatggaggaggagctgctgatgCTGAAATCCAATGGACTCCTGAGCTGCGAGGAGCGCCAGGAGGAGATGAAGCAGATGGAGGTGTACCGCAGCCACACCAAGTTCATGAAGAACAAG ATGGAGCAGGTGAAGCAGGACCTCTCCAGGAAGGACACCGAGCTCCTCGGTCTGCAGACTAAACTGGAGACACTCACCAACCAGTTCTCAGACAGCAAGCAGCACATTGAAGTCCTCAAAGAGTCCCTTACCGCCAAGGAGCAGCGAGCTGCCATTTTACAGACTGAG GTGGATGCCCTGCGCCTGCgcctggaggagaaggaggcaaCTCTGAATAAGAAGAGCAAGCAAATACAGGAAATGTCAGAGGAGAAGGGTACACTGAATGGGGAGATCCACGACCTCAAGGACATGCTGGAGGTTAAGGAGCGCAAAGTCAACGTGCTGCAAAAGAAG ATAGAGAACCTGCAGGAGCAGCTGAGGGACAAGGAGAAGCAGATGAGCAGCCTGAAGGAGAGAGTCAAGTCTTTGCAGGCAGACACTTCCAATACTGATACTGCTCTAACCACATTGGAGGAGTCTCTGGcagagaag GAGCGCATAATTGAGCGTCTAAAGGAGCAGCGAGACAGAGACGACCGGGAGAAGGCAGAGGAGCTCGACTCTAGCAAGAGGGAAATGAAAGAGCTGAAGGAGAAACTGAGTATAGTGCAGGGAGACCTGTCAGACAGGGAG ACCTCACTGTTGGACCTGAAGGAACATGCGTCCTCCCTGGCCTCCTCGGGACTGAAGAAAGACTCCAAGCTGAAGAGTCTGGAGATAGCTCTGGAGCAGAAAAGGGAGGAATGCCTCAAACTGGAGAATCAGCTCAAAAGA GCTCAGACCGCAGCCCTAGAGGCGCAGGCCAACACTGAGCTGGCCGAGCGCATCGCCAACTTGGAGCAGGAAGTGGCTCGCCACAAAGAAGATTCTGGGAAGGCTCAGGCTGAGGTGGACCGCCTGCTGGAGATACTTCGAGAGATGGAGAATGAGAAGAACGACAAGGACAAGAAGATCAGTGAGCTGGAGAG TTTGGCCTCCAG GCAGATGAAGGACCAGTCGAAGAAGGTGGCATCTCTGAAGCACAAGGAGCAGGTGGAGAAGAGCAGGAACGCTCGACTCATGGAGGAggccagaaagagagaggacaacATGTCTGAGAGCTCCCAGCAAGTCAAg GACACTCTGCGTCAGAAGACGGAGCGCAtcgaggagctggaggaggcccTGAGAGAGAGCGTTCAGATCACTGCTGAGCGAGAGATGGTGCTGGCACAGGAGGAGGCTGCCAGGTCACTGCAGGAGAAACAG atggAGGAGCTGCTAGGAGCTATGGAGAAGGTGAAGCAGGAGTTGGAGTCCATGAGGGCCAAGCTGGCCTCCACCCAGCAGTCTCTGTGTGAGAAAGAGGCTCACCTCACCACCCTGCGAGCTGAACGCAGGAAACACCTAGAGGAGGTGCTGGAAATgaa ACAAGAGGCGCTGTTGGCTGCTATCAGCGAGAAGGATGCCAACATCGCCCTGCTGGAGTTGTCCTCctccaagaagaagaagacccAGGATGAAGTGGCTCTGCTGAAACGGGAGAAGGACAGACTGGTGCAACAGCTCAAGCAGCAG ACTCAGAACCGAATGAAACTGATGGCAGACAACTACGAGGACGACCATCTGAAGACCACCCCTGACCAAACCAATCACAAACCCTCTCCAGATCAG ATGATACCCCCTCTTCTAGCCCTTTCCCAGAACCGCAGTAAGCTCAAGCTCTACATTGCCCACCTGACAGACCTCTGCCACGACCGTGACCCCAGCATCCTCAGCCAGCTCACGCCGCCCTCTCACTATCACCATAGTGACCCTCCAGACTGGGAGGAGGAGCTTCAGAAGAAGACTATTGAACAG ctggagcaggagctggaggtgtgtgagagggagagcggCGAGCTGCAGGAGTACGCCAACTCTGTGCTTCAGCAGATCGCTGACTACTGCCCCGATATCCTGGAGCAGGTCGTCAACGCCCTGGAGGAGTcgtgctga
- the LOC115360184 gene encoding ELKS/Rab6-interacting/CAST family member 1 isoform X2, which translates to MYGSARSVGRGDANHSGGRDGGGGSNQGSGRSPRLPRSPRMGHRRTNSTGGSGGGPGGAGGKTLSMENIQSLNAAYATSGPMYLSDNEVAMAADHLPKSGGTVTTMGRQRVTYGSRGGSSGGVAASTPNIATSVPANAVLPAGVMAGDALAFGDHHMASTVPHSLRQARDNTILDLQAQLKEVLRENELLRREVEVKESKLSSSMNSIKTFWSPELKKERALRKDEVSKITVWKEQYRVVQDETQHLQMTVQALQDELRIQRDLNQLLQQDPASQGRDLALTSEPTEENYRRLQGEHERQAKELFLLRKTLEEMELRIDTQKQTLGARDESIKKLLEMLQSKGPSAKASEEDQERTRRLADAEMHRHHLESLLEQREREIGALREELHRRYEGTPESTKTKALQTVIDMKDAKISSMERNLRDMEEELLMLKSNGLLSCEERQEEMKQMEVYRSHTKFMKNKMEQVKQDLSRKDTELLGLQTKLETLTNQFSDSKQHIEVLKESLTAKEQRAAILQTEVDALRLRLEEKEATLNKKSKQIQEMSEEKGTLNGEIHDLKDMLEVKERKVNVLQKKIENLQEQLRDKEKQMSSLKERVKSLQADTSNTDTALTTLEESLAEKERIIERLKEQRDRDDREKAEELDSSKREMKELKEKLSIVQGDLSDRETSLLDLKEHASSLASSGLKKDSKLKSLEIALEQKREECLKLENQLKRAQTAALEAQANTELAERIANLEQEVARHKEDSGKAQAEVDRLLEILREMENEKNDKDKKISELERQMKDQSKKVASLKHKEQVEKSRNARLMEEARKREDNMSESSQQVKDTLRQKTERIEELEEALRESVQITAEREMVLAQEEAARSLQEKQMEELLGAMEKVKQELESMRAKLASTQQSLCEKEAHLTTLRAERRKHLEEVLEMKQEALLAAISEKDANIALLELSSSKKKKTQDEVALLKREKDRLVQQLKQQTQNRMKLMADNYEDDHLKTTPDQTNHKPSPDQMIPPLLALSQNRSKLKLYIAHLTDLCHDRDPSILSQLTPPSHYHHSDPPDWEEELQKKTIEQLEQELEVCERESGELQEYANSVLQQIADYCPDILEQVVNALEESC; encoded by the exons ATGTACGGCAGTGCCCGCTCTGTAGGCAGAGGGGATGCCAATCATAgtggaggaagagatggaggtgGTGGTAGCAATCAGGGATCTGGCCGCTCCCCTCGCCTTCCCCGCTCTCCTCGAATGGGACACCGCCGCACTAACAGCACTGGAGGCAGCGGAGGTGGCCCTGGAGGAGCAGGTGGTAAAACCCTCTCCATGGAGAACATCCAGTCTCTCAACGCGGCTTACGCCACCTCAGGACCGATGTACCTGAGTGACAACGAGGTTGCCATGGCAGCTGACCACCTGCCTAAAAGTGGTGGCACAGTGACAACCATGGGGAGACAGAGGGTGACATATGGGTCAAGGGGCGGCAGCAGTGGTGGCGTGGCAGCCAGCACCCCCAACATTGCCACCTCAGTGCCTGCCAACGCTGTCCTGCCTGCGGGTGTGATGGCAGGTGATGCTCTGGCTTTTGGGGACCATCACATGGCCTCCACTGTGCCGCACTCTCTGAGGCAGGCCAGGGACAACACCATACTGGACCTGCAGGCCCAACTCAAAGAG GTTCTGCGCGAGAATGAGTTACTGCGACGAGAAGTGGAGGTGAAGGAGAGCAAGCTCAGCTCCTCCATGAACTCCATCAAGACCTTCTGGAGCCCCGAGTTGAAAAAGGAGCGAGCTCTCCGGAAAGATGAGGTTTCTAAGATTACTGTGTGGAAGGAGCAATATCGTGTTGTTCAAGATGAAACGCAG CACCTCCAGATGACTGTGCAGGCCCTGCAGGATGAGCTGAGGATCCAGAGGGACCTGAACCAGCTGCTCCAGCAGGACCCTGCCAGCCAGGGTCGTGACCTGGCCCTGACCTCCGAACCCACAGAGGAGAACTACCGGCGGCTGCAGGGCGAGCATGAAAGGCAGGCCAAAGAGCTCTTCCTCCTGAGGAAGACCCTGGAGGAGATGGAGCTGAGGATTGACACACAGAAGCAGACCCTGGGAGCCCGAGATGAGTCCATCAAGAAACTGCTGGAGATGCTGCAGAGCAAAG GGCCGTCTGCCAAGGCATCAGAGGAGGACCAAGAGCGGACCAGGAGGCTGGCTGATGCAGAGATGCACAGGCATCACCTTGAGAGTTTATTGGAacagagagaacgagagatTGGTGCGCTGAGAGAG GAGCTTCACCGCCGTTACGAGGGAACCCCTGAGTCCACAAAAACCAAGGCTCTTCAGACTGTCATTGACATGAAA GATGCTAAAATCAGTTCAATGGAGCGTAATCTGAGGgacatggaggaggagctgctgatgCTGAAATCCAATGGACTCCTGAGCTGCGAGGAGCGCCAGGAGGAGATGAAGCAGATGGAGGTGTACCGCAGCCACACCAAGTTCATGAAGAACAAG ATGGAGCAGGTGAAGCAGGACCTCTCCAGGAAGGACACCGAGCTCCTCGGTCTGCAGACTAAACTGGAGACACTCACCAACCAGTTCTCAGACAGCAAGCAGCACATTGAAGTCCTCAAAGAGTCCCTTACCGCCAAGGAGCAGCGAGCTGCCATTTTACAGACTGAG GTGGATGCCCTGCGCCTGCgcctggaggagaaggaggcaaCTCTGAATAAGAAGAGCAAGCAAATACAGGAAATGTCAGAGGAGAAGGGTACACTGAATGGGGAGATCCACGACCTCAAGGACATGCTGGAGGTTAAGGAGCGCAAAGTCAACGTGCTGCAAAAGAAG ATAGAGAACCTGCAGGAGCAGCTGAGGGACAAGGAGAAGCAGATGAGCAGCCTGAAGGAGAGAGTCAAGTCTTTGCAGGCAGACACTTCCAATACTGATACTGCTCTAACCACATTGGAGGAGTCTCTGGcagagaag GAGCGCATAATTGAGCGTCTAAAGGAGCAGCGAGACAGAGACGACCGGGAGAAGGCAGAGGAGCTCGACTCTAGCAAGAGGGAAATGAAAGAGCTGAAGGAGAAACTGAGTATAGTGCAGGGAGACCTGTCAGACAGGGAG ACCTCACTGTTGGACCTGAAGGAACATGCGTCCTCCCTGGCCTCCTCGGGACTGAAGAAAGACTCCAAGCTGAAGAGTCTGGAGATAGCTCTGGAGCAGAAAAGGGAGGAATGCCTCAAACTGGAGAATCAGCTCAAAAGA GCTCAGACCGCAGCCCTAGAGGCGCAGGCCAACACTGAGCTGGCCGAGCGCATCGCCAACTTGGAGCAGGAAGTGGCTCGCCACAAAGAAGATTCTGGGAAGGCTCAGGCTGAGGTGGACCGCCTGCTGGAGATACTTCGAGAGATGGAGAATGAGAAGAACGACAAGGACAAGAAGATCAGTGAGCTGGAGAG GCAGATGAAGGACCAGTCGAAGAAGGTGGCATCTCTGAAGCACAAGGAGCAGGTGGAGAAGAGCAGGAACGCTCGACTCATGGAGGAggccagaaagagagaggacaacATGTCTGAGAGCTCCCAGCAAGTCAAg GACACTCTGCGTCAGAAGACGGAGCGCAtcgaggagctggaggaggcccTGAGAGAGAGCGTTCAGATCACTGCTGAGCGAGAGATGGTGCTGGCACAGGAGGAGGCTGCCAGGTCACTGCAGGAGAAACAG atggAGGAGCTGCTAGGAGCTATGGAGAAGGTGAAGCAGGAGTTGGAGTCCATGAGGGCCAAGCTGGCCTCCACCCAGCAGTCTCTGTGTGAGAAAGAGGCTCACCTCACCACCCTGCGAGCTGAACGCAGGAAACACCTAGAGGAGGTGCTGGAAATgaa ACAAGAGGCGCTGTTGGCTGCTATCAGCGAGAAGGATGCCAACATCGCCCTGCTGGAGTTGTCCTCctccaagaagaagaagacccAGGATGAAGTGGCTCTGCTGAAACGGGAGAAGGACAGACTGGTGCAACAGCTCAAGCAGCAG ACTCAGAACCGAATGAAACTGATGGCAGACAACTACGAGGACGACCATCTGAAGACCACCCCTGACCAAACCAATCACAAACCCTCTCCAGATCAG ATGATACCCCCTCTTCTAGCCCTTTCCCAGAACCGCAGTAAGCTCAAGCTCTACATTGCCCACCTGACAGACCTCTGCCACGACCGTGACCCCAGCATCCTCAGCCAGCTCACGCCGCCCTCTCACTATCACCATAGTGACCCTCCAGACTGGGAGGAGGAGCTTCAGAAGAAGACTATTGAACAG ctggagcaggagctggaggtgtgtgagagggagagcggCGAGCTGCAGGAGTACGCCAACTCTGTGCTTCAGCAGATCGCTGACTACTGCCCCGATATCCTGGAGCAGGTCGTCAACGCCCTGGAGGAGTcgtgctga